Proteins co-encoded in one Setaria viridis chromosome 9, Setaria_viridis_v4.0, whole genome shotgun sequence genomic window:
- the LOC117840996 gene encoding cyclin-dependent kinase inhibitor 4, which yields MGKYMRKAKVSGEVAVMEVAAAPLGVRTRARSLALQRLQKQQAQGEEKESAGGEYLELRSRRLEKLPPPVPAGRRCGGKKAAAAAAAAQEEAEASFGENMLELDGMERSTRETTPCSLINSETISTPGSTTRPSHSSHRRVQAPVRTISISKELNEFFGAAERRQQQAFIDKYNFDPVNDCPLPGRYEWVKLD from the exons ATGGGCAAGTACATGCGCAAGGCCAAGGTCTCCGGCGAGGTCGCCGTCATggaggtcgccgccgcgccgctcgggGTCCGCAcccgcgctcgctcgctcgcgctGCAGCGCCTGCAGAAGCAGCAGGCgcagggggaggagaaggagagcgccggcggcgagtaCCTGGAGCTGAGGAGCCGTAGGCTCGagaagctgccgccgccggtgccggccgggaggaggtgcggcgggaagaaggcggcggccgcggccgccgccgctcaggaggaggcggaggcgtcgTTCGGGGAGAACATGCTCGAGCTGGATGGCATGGAGAG GAGCACTAGAGAGACAACACCTTGCAGCTTGATTAACTCGGAGACGATAAGCACCCCTGGATCCACAACAAGACCCAGCCATTCTTCCCACCGCAGGGTGCAAGCTCCAGTGCGCACCATCTCAATCTCGAAGGAGTTGAATGAGTTCTTCGGTGCCGCAGAGCGACGGCAACAGCAGGCTTTCATTGACAA GTACAACTTTGATCCTGTGAATGACTGCCCTCTCCCAGGCAGGTATGAATGGGTGAAGCTAGACTGA